One Littorina saxatilis isolate snail1 linkage group LG12, US_GU_Lsax_2.0, whole genome shotgun sequence genomic region harbors:
- the LOC138982511 gene encoding RISC-loading complex subunit tarbp2-like, producing MMAVPAGKTPISYLQEYCTKRGLTPQYDLIANEGAVHEPTFLMRVTVGETVANGKGSSKKKAKHCAAQAALNALLGVQNGEPAENEGASESGGEDGVGNPIGELQEFTQKKLMKPPIYEFSNEQGPPHNREFVCTIKLGKFQEKGAGRSKKAAKRNAAAKMMAHIKSVSGTEGDAAPPAEESDEEEEIPLGFETKGSYTALKNKGRGATSTPQQSKELQMFYETVMQSAGKQLKSAGAPAPASNFCQMLQEIAEARRFEVACFDITERSTSGQFQTLIKLTTNPVAVCHGSGATMDDSRANAAHNALQYLRIMTKQ from the exons ATG ATGGCAGTTCCAGCTGGGAAGACCCCGATTAGTTACCTGCAAGAGTACTGCACCAAGCGAGGTCTGACACCTCAGTATGACCTGATTGCTAATGAAGGCGCTGTGCATGAACCAACTTTTCTCATGAGGGTCACTGTTGGTGAAACTGTGGCCAATGGAAAAG GTTCTAGCAAGAAGAAGGCCAAACACTGTGCCGCCCAAGCAGCCCTCAATGCCCTGTTGGGTGTGCAGAATGGAGAACCTGCTGAAAATGAGGG GGCTAGCGAGTCTGGGGGAGAAGATGGCGTGGGCAACCCTATCGGAGAGTTGCAGGAATTCACACAGAAGAAACTGATGAAGCCGCCCATCTACGAGTTCAGCAACGAGCAGGGCCCGCCCCACAACAGAGAGTTTGTCTGTACCATCAAGCTCGGGAAGTTCCAGGAGAAAG GTGCTGGTCGTTCCAAGAAGGCAGCAAAACGTAACGCAGCAGCCAAGATGATGGCGCACATCAAAAGTGTCTCTGGAACGGAAGGAGATGCTGCACCACCAGCAGAGGAGTcagatgaggaggaggagattCCCCTG GGATTTGAAACCAAGGGCTCATACACAGCCCTGAAGAACAAGGGGCGCGGGGCCACGTCCACCCCCCAGCAGTCCAAGGAACTTCAGATGTTCTACGAGACGGTGATGCAGTCGGCCGGCAAGCAACTGAAGAGCGCAGGGGCTCCGGCGCCAGCCTCCAACTTCTGCCAGATGCTGCAAGAGATTGCTGAGGCCCGGCGTTTCGAGGTCGCATGCTTTGACATCACTGAGCGCAGCACTTCAG GCCAGTTCCAGACGCTGATCAAACTGACCACCAATCCTGTAGCTGTGTGCCACGGTTCTGGTGCCACTATGGACGATTCACGCGCCAATGCAGCCCACAATGCCCTGCAGTATCTGCGCATCATGACCAAGCAATAA
- the LOC138982509 gene encoding leucine-rich repeat-containing protein 15-like, producing the protein MTSRPRPTQSLSSTLLLSLLCLLLCDVTRGQRCPEDCNCFGSFVACHKFTVERLSSLPNTAQTLVLSSGNISSFPRGFVKQFPQLTFLEIQNTQVETIAEGTFSGVSDLDQLAMTDCRFGIIEAGAFSDMSAVSQFLVSGSQIGTIRTQAFSSLHNVGEFSIWSTTIDTVEPMAFSNLSDFHSFAFYLNNVTTLAKDAFAAVTNFGKVDVYLNRFTSIQGSAVVPLNAATSDMNLYSNVFACECGIVQTFHRPLLLRFLMSQKCLMPGAEVAVRLSEVPLAQMCIDEPTTKTHGKTYQTKTTQGAGKTYPTSTAKTDLNAGTSTPSYVTSSQSNSNLKTTPSKPVTVKNPNQGLSSPSSHGSQHGTTTPHSPAEVSVTSTRSYVTRMSLSSTVEGTHSGSGQNSGELSDGATSLGSGLGSVTQASVVSFLATVTTAWIVSVV; encoded by the coding sequence ATGACGTCAAGACCAAGACCTACACAGTCGCTCTCTTCCACTCTCCTTCTTTCCCTTCTTTGCTTATTACTGTGTGACGTCACGAGGGGACAGAGGTGCCCGGAAGACTGCAACTGTTTCGGTTCGTTCGTGGCGTGTCACAAGTTCACGGTGGAAAGGCTCTCCAGCCTTCCCAACACTGCACAAACTCTCGTCCTCAGTAGCGGCAACATCAGCAGCTTCCCACGAGGGTTCGTCAAACAGTTCCCGCAACTCACCTTCTTGGAGATCCAGAACACCCAGGTGGAGACCATCGCGGAAGGAACATTCTCCGGAGTTTCGGACCTTGACCAGCTTGCAATGACGGACTGTCGCTTCGGGATCATCGAGGCGGGCGCGTTCAGCGACATGAGCGCCGTGTCGCAGTTCCTGGTGTCAGGCTCTCAGATCGGGACCATACGCACGCAGGCGTTCTCCTCCCTGCACAACGTGGGCGAGTTCTCCATCTGGTCCACCACGATCGACACGGTGGAGCCCATGGCCTTCAGCAACCTGTCGGACTTTCACTCCTTTGCCTTCTACCTCAACAACGTCACCACGCTGGCCAAGGACGCCTTCGCGGCGGTCACCAACTTCGGTAAGGTGGACGTGTACCTCAACAGGTTCACCAGCATCCAAGGCAGTGCGGTGGTGCCCCTGAACGCAGCCACCAGTGACATGAACCTGTACTCCAACGTGTTCGCCTGTGAGTGCGGTATCGTGCAGACCTTCCACCGCCCTCTCCTGTTGCGCTTCCTCATGTCGCAGAAATGCCTGATGCCCGGGGCGGAGGTGGCGGTCAGACTCTCCGAAGTGCCCCTCGCTCAGATGTGTATCGATGAACCAACGACGAAGACACACGGCAAAACTTACCAAACCAAAACTACCCAGGGCGCCGGCAAAACCTACCCGACATCAACCGCCAAAACAGACCTCAATGCCGGAACTTCAACGCCATCCTACGTAACATCTAGCCAAAGTAACTCTAATCTGAAGACCACCCCTTCAAAACCGGTCACAGTGAAAAATCCGAACCAGGGCCTCTCGTCTCCCAGTTCCCACGGGTCACAGCATGGGACCACCACACCACATTCCCCTGCAGAGGTTTCGGTCACTTCCACCAGGAGTTACGTCACACGCATGAGCTTATCGAGTACTGTAGAGGGAACCCATTCCGGAAGCGGACAAAACAGCGGCGAGCTGTCTGACGGCGCTACCAGCTTGGGAAGCGGGCTTGGCTCGGTGACACAGGCTTCTGTTGTTTCCTTTTTGGCGACAGTGACAACAGCGTGGATTGTTTCCGTTGTTTGA